Proteins encoded by one window of Salicibibacter halophilus:
- a CDS encoding transposase has translation MFRPGDKDVQKTLFDQDQAFPDYVVEMLKKSWAEDFYRLILTQINEKRFSVLYSQKASRPNKPVNVLVSLLILKQQHIFSDEDLIGSLYFDYRFQYALGLEANADKERLCVNTLSNFRCRLVEHELQTGENLLQQEMESLAEKMAYFLSLNKSMARMDSTMLDSSCKKMTRIELVYTVIRNVVRELNKIPGLDIPASYLAYLEKGHKNQTIYKTKSTEEASKLESLIHQAHDLHVWVQDASVALDTDAFKHLARLLQEQSVESEDGITVPIEGTKLSSRILQNPSDPDATFRHKGGDHHIGNSLNLVEVHDPEKETGLIMHADLKENTHSDAQFGEDFVKEHPLADDIETLAVDGAYYRQETVKHADDKDLEINFSQLTGRSVSDDYIGVDQFEIDPETGKITRCPQGHEPTFPIYDAEKEIYTAKFYKEHCQQCPLLNQCQVKEQKKAYHVSFSENKRRTDQTRAKIGTKRHQELSNFRAGVEGVPSVLKRAYRLEDLPVRGRVRPKIWLYASIIAQNFKRCTKHLKKMAPATV, from the coding sequence ATGTTCAGGCCAGGAGACAAAGATGTACAAAAAACACTCTTCGATCAAGATCAAGCATTTCCCGACTATGTTGTTGAAATGCTGAAAAAAAGCTGGGCCGAGGATTTTTATCGCCTTATTCTTACGCAAATTAATGAAAAACGCTTTTCCGTCTTATATAGCCAAAAGGCGAGTCGTCCGAATAAGCCAGTGAATGTTCTGGTCAGTTTGCTTATCCTCAAACAACAACATATATTCTCCGACGAGGACTTGATTGGATCCCTTTATTTTGATTATCGGTTTCAATATGCCTTGGGTCTGGAGGCCAATGCGGATAAGGAACGTCTCTGTGTTAACACCTTATCCAACTTTAGATGTCGCCTGGTTGAACATGAGCTACAAACGGGAGAAAATCTCCTCCAACAAGAAATGGAGTCGCTCGCTGAAAAAATGGCATATTTTCTTTCTTTAAACAAATCGATGGCACGCATGGATTCCACGATGCTTGACAGTTCTTGCAAAAAAATGACGCGCATTGAGTTGGTTTATACGGTGATTCGTAACGTGGTCAGGGAACTCAACAAGATTCCGGGATTGGATATCCCTGCGTCTTATTTGGCGTACCTTGAAAAAGGACATAAAAACCAAACCATATACAAAACGAAATCGACAGAAGAAGCATCTAAACTTGAATCCCTCATTCATCAGGCGCATGACTTGCACGTGTGGGTTCAAGATGCATCTGTCGCCCTTGATACCGATGCTTTTAAGCATCTGGCGCGCCTACTGCAAGAACAATCTGTGGAGTCGGAAGACGGCATCACTGTTCCCATCGAAGGAACAAAGTTATCTTCTCGTATTCTTCAAAACCCATCGGATCCTGATGCGACCTTTCGTCACAAAGGCGGAGACCATCATATCGGCAACAGTTTAAATCTTGTAGAAGTTCATGACCCTGAAAAAGAAACAGGGCTTATTATGCATGCCGATTTGAAAGAGAATACCCATAGTGACGCACAATTTGGCGAGGACTTTGTCAAAGAGCACCCTTTGGCCGACGACATTGAGACACTCGCTGTTGACGGTGCTTACTATCGCCAAGAAACGGTGAAACACGCGGATGACAAAGACCTTGAGATCAACTTTTCCCAATTGACCGGACGTTCTGTTTCCGATGACTATATTGGTGTCGACCAATTTGAGATTGACCCTGAAACAGGGAAAATTACAAGATGTCCACAAGGGCATGAACCAACCTTTCCCATCTATGATGCCGAGAAAGAGATATACACAGCCAAATTTTACAAAGAACATTGTCAGCAGTGCCCTCTATTAAACCAGTGCCAAGTCAAAGAGCAAAAGAAAGCCTACCACGTTTCGTTTAGCGAAAACAAAAGACGGACCGACCAAACGCGCGCCAAAATTGGAACGAAAAGGCATCAGGAACTTTCCAACTTTCGGGCGGGTGTTGAAGGCGTGCCTTCTGTCTTGAAACGGGCATATCGATTGGAGGATTTGCCTGTCAGGGGACGCGTGCGTCCAAAAATCTGGTTATATGCCTCAATCATTGCCCAAAACTTCAAAAGATGCACGAAACATCTTAAAAAGATGGCCCCAGCCACCGTTTAA
- a CDS encoding IS1634 family transposase, with amino-acid sequence MTESMEGISGFQTVRLGSTPVIRQLIEEAGLVERIDRLSPVKKEDCQVSVGTRIAALIINQLSDRKPLFKVEAFYENQDVELLFGPGVTASDFNDDALGRALDALYNAGLEEICMHSIQGVQSCVNLTWEGLHADTTSFVYTGAPKNDPDDEALLKIVHGHTKDHRPDAPQIKFGLTTSPEGIPVYADVLNGNQDDKTWNAKVMKALRQWYEPDQLAQAIFIADSALVTEDNLKMVQGKGDQPDFQFLSRLPENFKVAKTLKEKALKDDENEWEDIGHFVNRKGAASYHTYPAKEKLHGNPYRFLVVQSDQMDGRKKKKIDNQLKNEKQSCRKEQKELESRDFACEADAEAALADFLKHHHKGYHTFEGTVVREEVPGKREKRGRPKKGEPPPPPVTVYRAQLELQSPSEETLEQLRKEASIFILVTNAGNDTASDVDLLKGYKGQQTVENRFRFLKDPFFVRRLFLEKPRRVEAFAYVMMMSMMIYSLFEYLIRTSMETDDEPLNLMGGGGRRSIRPTGEAVLELLDTVDIIHMEIDGQLRRLFPDNHEPQLDRILSLLGMDRSVYTTPFSSKAVEINSQ; translated from the coding sequence GTGACTGAATCCATGGAAGGTATATCGGGCTTTCAAACGGTGCGTCTCGGCTCCACTCCCGTGATTCGCCAATTGATTGAAGAAGCTGGATTGGTCGAACGTATCGATAGACTTTCTCCCGTCAAAAAGGAAGATTGCCAAGTGTCCGTGGGCACACGGATCGCCGCTTTGATCATCAACCAATTGTCTGATCGTAAGCCCCTCTTCAAGGTCGAAGCATTCTATGAAAACCAAGATGTTGAATTGCTGTTCGGCCCAGGCGTCACTGCGAGTGATTTCAATGATGATGCGCTGGGACGGGCCTTAGATGCCCTTTATAACGCCGGGCTTGAAGAGATTTGTATGCACAGCATTCAAGGGGTGCAATCCTGCGTCAACCTTACGTGGGAAGGGCTGCACGCTGATACCACGTCCTTTGTATATACAGGTGCACCCAAAAACGACCCCGATGATGAGGCGTTATTAAAAATCGTCCATGGCCACACCAAAGATCATCGCCCGGATGCTCCGCAGATTAAATTCGGGTTGACGACATCACCGGAGGGCATCCCCGTCTATGCCGACGTCTTAAACGGCAATCAGGATGATAAAACATGGAACGCGAAAGTCATGAAAGCTCTGAGACAATGGTACGAGCCGGATCAGTTGGCCCAAGCGATTTTTATCGCGGACAGCGCACTGGTCACCGAAGACAATTTAAAAATGGTCCAAGGCAAAGGGGATCAGCCAGATTTTCAGTTTTTATCCCGGTTGCCGGAAAATTTTAAAGTGGCCAAAACACTGAAAGAAAAAGCCTTGAAGGACGATGAAAATGAATGGGAAGATATTGGCCACTTTGTCAACCGCAAAGGGGCGGCTTCTTATCACACCTATCCCGCCAAAGAGAAACTGCACGGAAACCCCTACCGGTTTCTGGTTGTTCAATCCGATCAAATGGATGGTCGGAAGAAAAAGAAGATCGACAACCAACTCAAAAATGAAAAGCAAAGCTGTCGCAAAGAGCAAAAAGAGCTGGAAAGCCGGGACTTTGCTTGTGAGGCCGATGCCGAAGCTGCGCTTGCCGACTTTCTCAAGCACCATCACAAAGGGTATCATACGTTTGAAGGCACCGTGGTCCGTGAAGAGGTGCCCGGCAAACGCGAGAAACGCGGGCGTCCCAAAAAAGGGGAACCGCCGCCTCCGCCGGTCACCGTCTATCGTGCCCAATTAGAGCTGCAATCCCCGTCGGAAGAGACCCTCGAACAGCTTCGCAAAGAAGCGTCCATCTTTATCCTGGTCACCAATGCGGGCAACGACACGGCCTCCGACGTGGACCTATTGAAAGGCTATAAAGGCCAACAAACCGTGGAAAATCGCTTCCGGTTTCTCAAGGATCCGTTTTTTGTCCGACGGCTTTTCTTGGAAAAACCCCGCCGTGTCGAAGCTTTTGCTTATGTGATGATGATGAGTATGATGATTTATTCCCTGTTCGAATACCTCATTCGCACAAGCATGGAAACAGATGACGAGCCCCTGAATTTGATGGGGGGCGGTGGCCGTCGAAGCATTCGCCCGACGGGCGAAGCTGTCTTAGAACTGCTGGATACCGTCGATATTATTCACATGGAGATCGACGGTCAACTCCGACGGTTGTTTCCGGATAATCATGAGCCGCAATTGGACCGCATCCTCAGTTTGTTAGGGATGGATCGGAGCGTTTATACGACACCGTTTAGCTCAAAAGCTGTCGAAATCAATAGCCAGTAA
- a CDS encoding MerR family transcriptional regulator has translation MIEKKAYSVGKFAKLTGVTERTLRYYDRRGLLVPSEYNKQGHRLYTENDLFHLQRILTLKYLDFSLGDIAGSHPKRSRFSTN, from the coding sequence ATGATTGAGAAAAAAGCGTATTCCGTTGGAAAATTTGCTAAGTTGACAGGTGTAACTGAACGTACACTTCGCTACTATGATCGGAGAGGATTGCTAGTACCATCGGAATATAACAAACAAGGGCATCGCCTTTACACCGAAAATGATTTATTTCATTTACAAAGAATCTTGACACTCAAATATTTAGATTTTTCTCTGGGAGACATTGCTGGTTCTCACCCAAAAAGGTCCAGGTTTTCCACCAATTAG
- a CDS encoding ATP-binding cassette domain-containing protein has translation MNMLSNDQYHIELAIEAKGLVKTFGKKRAVDEVDLTVDKGAVYGFLGPNGAGKTTITRILATLLKPDAGDIRVLGHDLVQETDEVRSRIGLTGQFASLDEDLTGRENLIMIGRLTGYSQKSAKKRADELLNAFGLQEAAKRQVKKYSGGMRRRIDIAASIVVSPELLFLDEPTTGLDPRSRHQVWDIIRVLVSTGTTVLLTTQYLDEADQLADRIAVIDEGKIIAEGTSGELKASVGSGTLQVRLLDPETRPEAEQLLAEKLDTKIQLSSDPAVLSARISDNMLATHALGELGRANIAVKDFSLGQPSLDEVFLSLTGRPNSTEEVSG, from the coding sequence ATGAATATGTTAAGCAATGATCAATATCACATTGAGCTGGCTATTGAAGCCAAGGGGCTCGTCAAAACGTTTGGAAAAAAACGCGCCGTCGATGAGGTTGACCTAACGGTGGATAAAGGGGCTGTATATGGCTTCTTAGGTCCGAATGGTGCCGGAAAAACAACGATTACCCGCATACTCGCAACATTGTTGAAACCTGATGCCGGCGACATCCGAGTGCTCGGCCATGATCTCGTGCAAGAGACGGACGAAGTGCGTAGCCGCATCGGTTTAACTGGGCAGTTCGCTTCACTGGATGAAGATCTGACCGGTCGGGAGAATCTGATCATGATCGGCCGGCTTACGGGTTATTCACAAAAAAGTGCAAAGAAAAGAGCTGACGAGCTTCTCAACGCTTTCGGTTTACAAGAAGCAGCCAAACGTCAGGTAAAAAAATACTCAGGAGGGATGCGGCGGCGTATTGATATTGCTGCTAGCATTGTCGTCTCACCGGAATTGTTATTTTTGGATGAACCGACCACCGGACTGGATCCGCGCAGCCGTCATCAAGTGTGGGACATTATCAGGGTGTTGGTGAGTACAGGCACAACGGTTTTATTAACGACGCAGTATCTTGATGAAGCTGATCAATTGGCCGATCGGATTGCCGTTATTGATGAAGGTAAAATCATTGCTGAAGGGACCAGTGGAGAACTGAAAGCCTCCGTCGGTTCGGGAACATTACAAGTACGATTGCTTGATCCGGAAACCCGACCTGAAGCAGAACAATTACTGGCTGAGAAACTTGACACAAAGATTCAGCTTTCATCCGATCCAGCGGTCCTTTCAGCTCGAATATCAGATAACATGCTTGCCACACATGCCCTCGGAGAACTGGGACGTGCTAATATTGCTGTTAAGGATTTTTCCCTTGGTCAACCTAGTCTTGATGAAGTTTTCCTTTCTCTAACAGGACGCCCTAATTCAACAGAAGAGGTGAGCGGATGA
- a CDS encoding beta-ketoacyl-ACP synthase III: protein MRRAGIYGIGSFTEGKEVTNKDFEKTLDTSDEWIRTRTGIERRVFAEDDVDTSDMSYFSAVRALEHAGEKAEDLDLIIVASVTGDYPFPSVSSMIQDRLGAHKAAAMDIGAACAGFAYGVVTASQFISTGAYARILVVGAEKLSKVTDFNDRNTAVLFGDGAGAAVMGPVGNDRGLLSFELGSDGSGAPHIIANPYLYMNGREVFKFAVRQMGDTCMNLLEKANLTKDDVDYLVPHQANIRIMEAARQRLELPKEKMAATVHKFGNTSSSSIPIALVEDLNRGKIKDGDLVVMVGFGSGLVWGGIALRWGR, encoded by the coding sequence ATGCGACGAGCGGGCATATATGGAATTGGCAGTTTTACTGAGGGAAAAGAGGTTACGAATAAAGACTTTGAAAAGACGCTGGATACGAGTGACGAATGGATTCGGACACGCACAGGCATCGAACGAAGAGTATTTGCGGAAGATGATGTGGATACTTCGGATATGTCTTATTTTTCTGCTGTTCGCGCACTTGAACATGCCGGGGAAAAGGCCGAAGACCTGGATCTGATTATCGTTGCGTCTGTAACCGGTGATTATCCTTTTCCCTCTGTATCATCCATGATTCAAGACCGTCTCGGCGCGCATAAGGCAGCGGCAATGGATATCGGTGCCGCTTGTGCCGGTTTTGCGTACGGCGTCGTCACCGCCAGCCAATTCATATCTACCGGAGCTTATGCACGGATTCTCGTCGTCGGTGCTGAAAAATTGTCAAAGGTAACGGATTTCAACGATCGTAATACGGCTGTTCTCTTTGGTGACGGAGCAGGGGCGGCGGTCATGGGGCCCGTTGGCAACGACCGCGGATTGCTCTCCTTTGAATTGGGATCAGATGGCAGCGGAGCCCCCCATATTATCGCGAATCCCTATCTCTATATGAATGGACGAGAGGTGTTCAAGTTTGCCGTCCGCCAAATGGGCGATACGTGTATGAATTTGCTTGAAAAAGCCAATCTTACGAAAGATGATGTCGATTATCTCGTTCCTCACCAAGCGAATATCCGTATCATGGAAGCGGCCAGGCAACGTTTGGAGTTACCAAAAGAAAAAATGGCAGCTACTGTACACAAATTCGGAAATACGTCTTCATCTTCGATCCCCATAGCTCTTGTGGAAGACTTAAATCGTGGTAAAATAAAAGATGGAGATTTAGTCGTGATGGTCGGATTCGGCTCCGGTCTTGTATGGGGCGGTATTGCTCTTCGCTGGGGACGATAG
- a CDS encoding M15 family metallopeptidase yields MKSFFFFTCLLAIFSAFFLFNIDQNREQQAMAEDVVSTDEELHPHVKEQKDTLIERADDIGIDVVITEGYRSHDRQDDLYAQGRTESGDIVTNAEAGESYHNYGLAIDFAIENSDGEIIWDIEYDGTESGESDWLEVAAIGEDLGFEWGGHWNDYPHLQMDFGLSIEELQEAKQQLDNESG; encoded by the coding sequence ATGAAAAGTTTCTTTTTCTTCACGTGCCTCCTGGCGATATTTTCGGCATTTTTCCTGTTTAATATCGACCAAAATCGCGAACAACAAGCCATGGCGGAAGATGTCGTTTCCACCGACGAAGAACTGCATCCGCATGTAAAAGAACAAAAAGACACATTGATCGAACGGGCAGATGACATCGGGATTGATGTGGTCATTACAGAAGGGTATCGCTCCCACGACCGCCAAGATGATCTCTACGCGCAAGGCCGGACGGAGTCGGGGGACATTGTGACAAACGCGGAGGCAGGCGAGTCGTATCATAATTACGGCTTGGCTATCGATTTCGCGATTGAAAATAGCGACGGAGAAATCATTTGGGACATCGAATACGATGGCACCGAAAGCGGGGAATCCGATTGGCTGGAAGTCGCCGCAATTGGAGAAGATTTAGGATTTGAGTGGGGCGGACACTGGAACGATTATCCCCATTTGCAAATGGATTTCGGCTTATCCATTGAAGAGCTTCAAGAAGCCAAACAACAACTGGACAACGAATCGGGGTAA
- a CDS encoding penicillin-binding protein: MRTIYPYRMDGYAAPPTSTHAGDERIGFFLPFVAGLAAGPLLAGGGYGGYGAGYGAPPPISYGPQYGPQFGPSYGPSYGPSYGPIYGGEPGLGGHPLPPYGPYGGSEGPPR; the protein is encoded by the coding sequence ATGAGAACCATTTATCCTTACCGAATGGATGGTTACGCCGCTCCCCCGACATCTACACATGCAGGCGACGAACGGATTGGATTTTTTCTGCCATTTGTTGCCGGTCTCGCAGCAGGACCATTGTTAGCCGGTGGGGGATACGGTGGTTATGGTGCGGGATATGGCGCACCTCCTCCCATTAGTTATGGTCCGCAGTACGGCCCTCAGTTTGGGCCAAGTTACGGTCCGAGTTATGGACCTAGTTACGGTCCTATTTATGGAGGCGAGCCTGGCTTAGGTGGTCACCCGCTTCCGCCGTATGGACCGTACGGAGGATCCGAAGGCCCCCCACGATAA
- the fabF gene encoding beta-ketoacyl-ACP synthase II, translated as MKMKHRVVVTGMGTVNPLGNHVDEAWKRALAGDTGIGPVTRLDAEQFPINVAGEIKGFEVEDYLDRKDARKMDRFTHYAVASAQMALEDADYKVTDENADRVGVWIGSGIGGMETYEKQFKQLTEKGPRRVSPFFVPMMIPDMASGQVSIQTGAKGINSCSVTACASGTNSIGDAFKVIQRGDADAMITGGTEAPITNMAIAGFAAAKAITASDDPATASRPFDAERDGFVMGEGAGILILESLESAEAREADIYAEVVGYGSTGDAYHMTAPAPEGEGAARAMEQALSDGAIDKKDVGYINAHGTSTPYNDEYETTAIKNVFSDHAYELVVSSTKSMTGHLLGSTGAVESIFSIQSLVDQVAAPTINLRNPDPKCDLDYAANEKKPIQANVALNNSFGFGGHNATIAFQTFNG; from the coding sequence ATGAAGATGAAACATCGTGTCGTAGTCACAGGTATGGGGACGGTGAACCCACTCGGGAATCATGTGGACGAGGCTTGGAAGCGAGCGCTTGCAGGGGATACAGGCATCGGCCCGGTGACGAGGTTAGACGCAGAACAATTCCCGATTAACGTCGCGGGTGAAATAAAAGGCTTTGAAGTCGAAGACTATTTGGACCGAAAAGATGCCCGGAAAATGGACCGATTTACGCATTACGCTGTCGCTTCTGCGCAGATGGCCCTTGAAGATGCCGATTATAAGGTTACAGATGAGAATGCAGACCGTGTCGGTGTCTGGATTGGCTCAGGGATCGGTGGCATGGAAACCTACGAAAAACAATTTAAACAACTCACTGAAAAAGGGCCAAGACGAGTGAGCCCGTTTTTCGTACCGATGATGATCCCGGACATGGCGTCCGGCCAAGTATCCATTCAAACCGGTGCAAAAGGCATCAACTCTTGCAGCGTTACCGCTTGTGCATCAGGGACGAATTCGATCGGCGATGCGTTTAAGGTCATTCAAAGAGGCGACGCGGACGCCATGATTACCGGCGGAACGGAAGCGCCGATTACAAACATGGCGATTGCCGGCTTCGCGGCAGCTAAAGCGATAACGGCTTCCGATGATCCTGCCACTGCCTCTCGCCCGTTTGACGCAGAACGGGACGGATTTGTCATGGGCGAAGGTGCCGGCATTCTTATTTTGGAATCGTTGGAATCTGCGGAAGCGCGGGAAGCAGACATTTACGCGGAAGTGGTCGGCTATGGTTCGACCGGGGATGCCTACCATATGACAGCGCCCGCGCCGGAAGGGGAAGGCGCGGCCAGAGCAATGGAGCAGGCGCTTTCCGACGGAGCCATTGACAAAAAAGACGTTGGCTATATCAATGCTCATGGAACAAGCACGCCATACAATGATGAATACGAGACGACCGCGATCAAAAATGTCTTTTCCGATCATGCCTACGAGCTCGTCGTCAGTTCGACGAAATCCATGACCGGGCATTTATTGGGGTCAACAGGCGCCGTTGAATCCATTTTTAGCATACAGTCGCTTGTGGATCAGGTTGCAGCTCCGACCATTAATTTGCGCAACCCTGATCCGAAATGTGACCTTGACTACGCCGCAAACGAAAAGAAACCGATCCAAGCCAATGTCGCCCTGAACAATTCATTCGGCTTTGGCGGGCACAATGCAACGATTGCTTTTCAAACCTTCAATGGATAA
- a CDS encoding ABC transporter permease, with protein sequence MNNKILREVLATGERPKKPSALSASLTFGWRALLKIKHMPEQMFDVTAMPIIFLLMFTYLFGGSIAGSTGDYLQFILPGILVMTVTMITMYTGMALNSDITKGVYDRFRTLPIWGPSVLVGGLLIDVVRFAMASAILIVLGMILGFQPDAGVWGVLAAIGLLLLFAFSLSWIWIALSIVIRTEQTLAAVSMMVLMPLTFISNVLVDPETLPGWLQSFVDVNPISLLVTAVRGLMHGTATFEDIGWVLLASVIILAIFAPLTMYLYRNKE encoded by the coding sequence ATGAATAATAAAATATTGCGTGAAGTATTGGCAACCGGGGAGCGTCCGAAGAAACCCAGTGCATTATCAGCATCGCTCACTTTCGGATGGCGGGCACTTTTGAAAATAAAGCATATGCCGGAACAAATGTTTGATGTGACGGCGATGCCGATCATTTTTTTGCTCATGTTCACGTATCTTTTTGGCGGTTCCATCGCAGGATCCACCGGGGATTACCTACAATTCATCTTGCCGGGTATTCTCGTCATGACAGTAACCATGATAACGATGTACACCGGGATGGCCTTGAACAGTGACATCACCAAAGGAGTATACGATCGATTTCGGACCTTGCCGATTTGGGGGCCTTCGGTTCTCGTTGGAGGGTTATTGATAGACGTTGTGCGTTTCGCGATGGCCTCCGCAATCTTGATCGTGCTAGGAATGATCCTCGGTTTCCAACCCGATGCAGGTGTATGGGGTGTTTTGGCAGCCATCGGTTTATTGTTGCTGTTCGCTTTTAGCTTATCATGGATCTGGATCGCCCTTTCAATCGTCATACGAACGGAACAGACACTTGCCGCCGTCTCGATGATGGTCCTCATGCCTTTGACATTTATTAGCAATGTGCTTGTTGACCCGGAGACGTTGCCGGGATGGCTGCAGAGTTTTGTTGACGTCAACCCGATCTCCCTACTGGTGACAGCAGTGCGTGGGCTCATGCATGGAACGGCAACATTTGAAGATATTGGCTGGGTGCTCTTGGCTAGCGTCATCATATTGGCGATATTTGCACCGTTGACGATGTATTTGTATCGCAACAAAGAATAA